Within the Emticicia oligotrophica DSM 17448 genome, the region AGTAATAGGAGCTGCATGATTGATATGAAAAAAGCTTGGTGGAAAATTTTGTGTGTGGTAATTCTTCTTTACACACTTATTCAAGGGCTAACGGGCGTTGTACCACGCCAGCCAATTTTAAACGAAACCATTCGAAATGTTTATTTTCACGTACCACTTTGGTTCGGAATGATGACCCTCATGACTGCCTCAATGTGGTTTGCTATTAAATACCTTCGTAATGGACGAGTTGAAGATGATGAGTATTCGGTAGAATTTGCCAATGTGGCTATTTTCTTCGGAATATTAGGTTTTATGACTGGCTCTCTTTGGGGACAATTTACTTGGGGAGATTGGTTACCGAAAGACCCCAAAATTATTGCGGTTGAAGTAGGCTTACTCATTTATGCCTCGTATTTTATTCTCAGAAGTT harbors:
- the ccsA gene encoding cytochrome c biogenesis protein CcsA encodes the protein MKKAWWKILCVVILLYTLIQGLTGVVPRQPILNETIRNVYFHVPLWFGMMTLMTASMWFAIKYLRNGRVEDDEYSVEFANVAIFFGILGFMTGSLWGQFTWGDWLPKDPKIIAVEVGLLIYASYFILRSSFEDEQRKARLSAIYNIFAFATFLPLVWILPRLTDSLHPGNGGNPAFGKYDMDNHMRMVFYPAIIGWTLLGVWISSLRIRIRIIERLKS